In one window of Salvelinus namaycush isolate Seneca unplaced genomic scaffold, SaNama_1.0 Scaffold7, whole genome shotgun sequence DNA:
- the LOC120042502 gene encoding zinc finger protein 239-like: protein MSSLNYSLPAKEEAVGWTGTETLVKEEKEEEAVTVKHEVEGERTDFHSDSGKSPSEEPETSNPARRHCCSQCGKSLTQLGNLKIHERIHTGEKPYQCSHCGKRFTLSGHLKVHERTHTGEKHLARPHHCSHCGKYFTQLGNLKIHERIHTGEKPYQCSHCGKSFTQSGYLRTHMRIHTREKPYKCSQCGKSFTQSGHLKEHKRTHTGENPYQCSQCGKRFTLSSHLKVHERTHTGEKPYKCAQCGKSFTTLRFARSGHMKEHKRTHTGEKPYQCSQCGKSFTLSGHLKVHERTHTGEKPYQCSL, encoded by the exons atgagctccctaaactactcccTCCCAGCTAAAGAAGAGGCGGTCGGATGGACAGGGACAGAAACTCTCGttaaagaggagaaggaagaggaggctgtcacAGTTAAACatgaagtagagg gagagagaacagactttCATTCTGACAGTGGGAAGAGTCCTTCAGAGGAACCAGAGACATCCAACCCAGCAAGACGACActgctgctcccagtgtggaaagagtttaaCTCAGTTAGGGAACTTGAAAATACATGaacgaatacacacaggagaaaagccttaccaatgctcccATTGCGGGAAGCGTTTTACCCTGTCAGGACACCTAAAAGTGcatgaaagaacacacacaggtgagaagcatTTAGCAAGACCACaccactgttcccactgtggaaagtatTTTACTCAGTTAGGGAACTTAAAAATACATGAACGAATACACAccggagaaaagccttaccaatgctctcattgtgggaagagttttacccAGTCAGGGTACTTGAGAACCCATATGAGGATACACACACGAGAGAAACCCTAcaaatgctcccagtgtggaaagagttttacccagtcaGGACACTTGAAAGAAcataagagaacacacacaggggagaatccttaccaatgttcccagtgtgggaAGCGTTTTACCCTGTCAAGTCACCTAAAAGTGcatgaaagaacacacacaggggagaagccttacaaatgcgcccagtgtggaaagagcttTACCACATTA cgGTTTGCCCGGTCAGGGCACATGAAAGAACATAAGAGAACACACaccggggagaagccttaccaatgctcccagtgtgggaagagttttactctgTCAGGGCACTTAAAAGTGcatgaaagaacacacacaggggagaagccctaCCAATGTTCTCt